One part of the Phoenix dactylifera cultivar Barhee BC4 chromosome 4, palm_55x_up_171113_PBpolish2nd_filt_p, whole genome shotgun sequence genome encodes these proteins:
- the LOC103717245 gene encoding putative disease resistance protein RGA3, whose product MCHRSYITIGGWFIQVIFDKYLSSKLQTWAANSGIGDDVDKLRIAMLRIQSVVNNAERSLAGGTHVWMKELRDVSYDAEDLLDELEYRRFQQELEAGSSSPVRAFLSSNLEAARGVATQAGGFLSSRLSSFTGGDDVTNQVTDASLPSRMNNTRPPASPEVTWDRATKARIRNIVERMNQVAYCMSETIQLSKLVNGGLNHTQSINRGATSSLIRTKVFGRAAELEKVRLLLKSEDERVSVLPVVGPGGIGKTTLAQLVYNDPDIVDHFELRMWVHVSDNFDETKLTREILESVSGDKREYKGVTNFNSLQMRVMEKLILKRFLLVLDDVWNDERSSRLVEEERWERFLSPLKAGKKGSKILITSRLATVAEMVGTMDSINLAGLRDHDCWSLIEECTFDGVHPDKHSKLHNIGRKIAKKLKGLPSAAKAVAGLLKNKLDADEWNKVLERNDIWNDIMPVLEFSYQHLPARLQRCFAYCSIFPKDWKFKADELVHLWMAQGYIQPQNKKIMEDIGRDYMNDLLCRSFFDRHKDGSITYYVMHGLLHDLAETVSLDECLRIEDDEPTNAPLNIRHLSVRTETLANIKEVCQLRNLRTLMLSGRNQSVIDHPVLEDVFKDFTCIRTLDLSFRKMEKLPEAIGHLIHLRYLNLSSTSIRVLPESLCRLYNLQVLNLWGCRLEGLPSGMNKLINLRHLTAAHQIVTTIAGIGRLTCLQRLQVFRVRREVGYDIGQLKHLKELRGLLQIRNLENVETENEASEAMLEVKEHLSMLQLVWDSSQRNGGAEMEVQVIESLQPHPNLKRLEIRGCRVARSPSWLETELLYNLEFICLSGCRFWESLPPLGKLPSLKVLWLQGMHAVKRVGPELEGNGDKVFPCLEELVLDDLPELEVWSGDEQLFFSLHSVVVKDCIKLKSLPPFPSNITELTISNRGFWIPYYDDAMMAQILSAVSSLCIYNCPMLTAGFSALLKEETVASFLPFRSLNMLRSFSSLRSLNIGDISLLTVPLVRKSLWSLQNLDIQDCHETTSFTTEQQEVFQQLTSLQSLCISNCANLQFLPEDLKSISSLQQLFLWNCPSIRSMPENGLPISLKVLEIESCHPLLKERCQKEQGIDWQRIAHISHIEIDGEIL is encoded by the coding sequence ATGTGCCATCGATCCTATATAACCATAGGAGGGTGGTTCATCCAAGTGATCTTTGATAAGTACCTCTCCTCTAAGCTCCAAACATGGGCAGCCAACTCCGGCATAGGTGACGACGTCGACAAACTCCGAATCGCCATGCTAAGGATCCAATCAGTGGTCAACAATGCAGAGAGGAGCCTAGCCGGTGGCACGCATGTATGGATGAAGGAACTCAGAGATGTCAGCTATGATGCTGAAGACCTGCTTGACGAGTTAGAGTACCGGCGTTTTCAACAAGAACTGGAGGCTGGGAGCAGCAGCCCAGTAAGAGCATTCCTGTCCTCAAACTTGGAGGCTGCGAGAGGCGTCGCCACGCAGGCTGGTGGCTTTCTGTCCTCCAGGCTTTCCAGCTTCACTGGTGGGGATGATGTCACAAACCAGGTAACAGATGCCTCCTTACCTTCTAGAATGAACAATACTAGGCCCCCAGCAAGCCCTGAAGTTACCTGGGATAGAGCCACCAAAGCTAGGATAAGGAATATAGTTGAAAGAATGAATCAGGTTGCTTATTGTATGAGTGAAACCATCCAGCTCTCAAAGTTGGTGAATGGTGGTCTCAACCATACTCAAAGCATCAACAGAGGTGCAACAAGCTCGCTAATCAGAACCAAAGTGTTTGGCCGAGCTGCTGAGTTAGAGAAGGTAAGACTTCTGTTAAAATCTGAAGATGAAAGAGTCTCTGTGCTCCCCGTGGTTGGCCCAGGTGGAATTGGGAAGACTACTCTTGCTCAACTTGTGTATAATGATCCGGACATAGTAGACCATTTCGAGTTAAGGATGTGGGTTCATGTCTCTGATAACTTCGATGAGACTAAGCTTACAAGAGAGATCTTAGAATCTGTTTCTGGGGACAAGCGCGAATACAAGGGTGTTACAAATTTCAACAGTCTTCAAATGAGAGTCATGGAGAAGCTAATATTGAAAAGGTTTCTACTCGTTTTAGATGATGTGTGGAATGATGAGAGGAGCAGCAGGttggtggaggaggagagatgggaGAGATTTTTGTCTCCTTTGAAGGCAGGGAAGAAGGGTAGCAAGATCTTGATAACATCAAGATTGGCAACAGTGGCAGAGATGGTGGGCACGATGGACTCGATAAATTTGGCTGGTTTGAGAGATCATGATTGCTGGTCCTTGATCGAGGAATGCACATTTGATGGCGTGCATCCTGACAAACACTCAAAGTTGCACAATATCGGGAGGAAAATAGCCAAGAAGCTGAAAGGTTTACCTTCAGCAGCAAAGGCAGTTGCAGGGCTGTTAAAGAATAAGCTGGATGCTGATGAATGGAACAAAGTGTTGGAAAGAAATGACATATGGAATGATATCATGCCAGTTCTGGAATTCAGTTATCAACACCTACCTGCTCGCTTGCAGCGGTGCTTTGCATATTGTAGCATATTTCCCAAAGATTGGAAGTTCAAAGCTGACGAGTTGGTTCACCTCTGGATGGCACAAGGTTACATCCAAccacaaaacaaaaaaataatggagGATATAGGAAGAGACTACATGAATGATTTATTGTGCAGGTCATTCTTTGACAGGCATAAGGATGGTTCTATCACATACTACGTTATGCATGGTCTGTTGCATGATTTAGCAGAAACTGTTTCCCTGGATGAATGCCTTAGAATTGAAGACGATGAACCCACAAATGCACCACTTAACATCCGCCATCTATCTGTTCGGACTGAAACTCTTGCCAATATAAAAGAGGTATGCCAACTTAGGAACCTGCGCACTCTAATGTTGTCTGGGAGAAACCAGTCTGTTATTGATCATCCTGTACTCGAAGATGTGTTTAAAGATTTCACCTGTATCCGCACACTGGATTTATCTTTTCGTAAGATGGAGAAACTGCCAGAGGCTATAGGTCATCTTATACATCTGCGCTACCTGAATCTGTCATCCACTTCTATAAGAGTATTGCCTGAGTCATTATGTAGGCTATATAATCTACAAGTGCTGAATCTATGGGGCTGTAGGCTTGAAGGTTTACCATCGGGCATGAACAAATTGATCAATTTGCGTCATCTTACTGCAGCCCATCAGATAGTAACCACCATAGCTGGTATTGGGAGACTAACCTGCCTTCAACGACTACAAGTATTTAGAGTCAGAAGGGAAGTGGGATATGATATAGGACAGCTAAAGCACTTGAAGGAGCTTCGAGGACTGCTTCAAATTAGGAATCTTGAGAATGTGGAGACTGAAAATGAGGCGAGTGAGGCCATGTTGGAAGTCAAAGAGCACCTCAGTATGTTGCAGTTAGTATGGGATTCTTCTCAAAGGAATGGAGGGGCAGAAATGGAGGTGCAAGTAATTGAAAGCCTCCAGCCACATCCAAATCTCAAGAGGCTGGAGATAAGGGGTTGCAGAGTTGCCAGATCCCCTAGTTGGTTGGAGACTGAATTGCTCTACAATCTTGAATTCATTTGTCTCAGTGGTTGCAGGTTCTGGGAAAGCCTCCCGCCTCTTGGGAAGCTGCCGTCACTCAAGGTTCTCTGGTTACAGGGAATGCATGCAGTGAAGCGAGTTGGTCCTGAGCTTGAGGGCAATGGTGATAAGGTGTTTCCATGCCTGGAGGAGCTGGTGCTTGATGACCTGCCAGAGTTGGAAGTGTGGTCCGGAGACGAGCAATTGTTTTTTAGCCTCCACAGTGTCGTGGTTAAGGATTGCATCAAGTTGAAGAGCTTACCTCCCTTTCCATCTAACATAACAGAACTAACCATATCAAATAGGGGATTCTGGATACCATATTATGATGACGCTATGATGGCACAAATCTTGTCAGCAGTTTCATCACTATGTATCTATAACTGCCCCATGCTCACTGCTGGATTCTCTGCACTCTTGAAGGAGGAAACTGTGGCAAGTTTTTTGCCATTCCGAAGCCTCAACATGCTGAGGAGTTTTTCTTCACTCCGAAGCCTCAACATTGGTGACATCTCCCTACTAACAGTGCCACTTGTCAGGAAAAGCCTTTGGTCCTTACAGAATTTAGATATCCAGGATTGCCATGAGACTACGTCCTTCACTACTGAGCAGCAGGAGGTGTTTCAGCAGCTCACCTCCCTTCAGAGCCTCTGCATCAGTAATTGTGCCAATCTCCAGTTCCTGCCAGAGGACCTGAAGAGTATTTCCTCCCTACAGCAGTTGTTCCTGTGGAACTGCCCTAGTATCCGGTCAATGCCTGAGAATGGCCTGCCAATTTCGCTTAAAGTACTGGAAATTGAATCCTGTCATCCCCTGCTTAAGGAGCGGTGCCAGAAGGAGCAGGGCATAGATTGGCAAAGGATCGCTCACATATCTCACATTGAGATTGATGGTGAAATTCTATAG
- the LOC103717233 gene encoding microtubule-associated protein TORTIFOLIA1-like yields MATAISKPSSRLSKSPSQSQSSPRSFSTSKSSSSSLSSHMAMVELKSRILSALSKLSDRDTHQIAVDYLEKIIRTLPADGVPMLLNSLLHEPFPPPDPNSRQTATVARRESLRLVALLCSSQPDPASAHLPKIIAHLVRRLKDPASDSSVRDACRDAAGSLAALYLRPSTAANPEDTSAASGGGGSSSPVVSLFVKPLFEAMGEQNKAVQAGAAMCLAKVVECAGGGGDGEGGRPATGGAAFQRLCHRICKLLSGQSFLAKGALLSVVSSLAQVGALIPQNMQQVLQSVRECLENSDWATRKAAADTLSVLSSASSHLIADGVAPTIAALEACRFDKVKPVRDSIMDALLSWKKIAGKGEDGTSEDLKDGNNCESADTEENSDNKRSNASNRRLEFVKDSSANSSPTNSDTVSKEKGSNIPEKAAVLLKKRVPTLTDKELNPEFFQKLETRSSDDLPVEVVVPRRCHQSSHSQGEGPELSDSDSRGTSRGASNHDGLACHELNDIRGHIHANYQNAEKRVGVYNKLQESDDSAQDKWTEQRGFRVRDSKGRAFDVDDRVEVSKRDPSACVNISRPDGQAEGSFMNNKVNWLAIQRQLSQLERQQANLMNMLQDFMGGSHDSMITLENRVRILERVVEEMARDLTISSGRRGGNVVLGFEASPGRSSSKYNGLHDYSSSKFGRGGDGRILFAERYLSSGSIISGFRGRDPPWRSDSESWDTYTYTAPRNGVMNSRRATGAVAIDARVSRTEQDSDQVGNRRSWDKGQGPFRLGEGPSARSVWQASKDEATLEAIRVAGEDNGSSRVAKRTTIPEPDAETLADDNPGQERGPLWASWTHAMDSLHSGDIDSAYAEVLSTGDDLLLVKLMDKSGPVVDQLSSEVASEVLRMVGQFLMEQSLFDIALTWLQQLTDLVVENGANVLSIPIEGKREILLNLHAASAIEPSEDWEGATPKQIMMQLASSWGVNLQLLIK; encoded by the exons ATGGCCACTGCCATCTCAAAACCCTCCTCAAGGCTCTCCAAGTCGCCTTCCCAGTCCCAAAGCTCTCCCCGTTCCTTCTCCACTTCCAAgtcctcttcttcttcgctttcttctcATATGGCCATGGTGGAGCTCAAGTCCCGGATCCTCTCCGCCCTCTCAAAGCTCTCCGATCGCGACACCCACCAGATCGCCGTCGACTACCTCGAGAAGATCATCCGCACCCTCCCCGCCGACGGCGTCCCCATGCTCCTCAACTCCCTCCTCCACGAACCCTTCCCTCCCCCCGACCCCAATTCACGGCAAACTGCCACCGTCGCCCGCCGTGAGTCCCTCCGCCTCGTCGCCCTCCTCTGCTCCTCCCAACCCGACCCCGCCTCCGCGCACCTCCCCAAGATAATCGCCCACCTCGTCCGCCGCCTCAAGGACCCCGCCTCCGACTCCTCCGTCCGCGACGCCTGCCGCGACGCCGCCGGCTCCCTCGCCGCCCTCTACCTCCGCCCCTCCACCGCCGCCAACCCTGAAGACACCTCCGCCGCTTCCGGTGGCGGTGGGTCCTCCTCCCCGGTTGTTTCGCTATTTGTGAAGCCCTTGTTCGAGGCGATGGGGGAGCAGAACAAGGCGGTGCAGGCCGGGGCGGCGATGTGCCTCGCTAAAGTGGTGGAATGTGCTGGGGGTGGTGGGGATGGGGAGGGGGGACGGCCGGCGACGGGTGGAGCGGCTTTTCAGAGGCTGTGCCACAGGATCTGCAAGCTTCTTAGCGGACAGAGCTTTCTGGCAAAGGGGGCGCTGCTTTCGGTTGTTTCTAGCTTGGCTCAG GTAGGAGCACTTATCCCCCAGAACATGCAACAAGTGCTGCAAAGTGTTCGTGAATGCCTTGAGAATAGTGACTGGGCTACCCGTAAGGCAGCAGCTGATACATTGAGTGTCTTGTCATCTGCTTCAAGCCATCTGATTGCTGATGGGGTTGCTCCAACAATAGCCGCTCTAGAGGCTTgccgttttgataag GTGAAACCTGTTAGAGATAGCATAATGGATGCATTGCTGTCATGGAAGAAGATTGCAGGAAAGGGAGAAGATGGAACTTCAGAGGACTTAAAAG ATGGCAACAATTGTGAATCAGCTGATACTGAAGAAAACTCAGATAATAAAAGGTCAAATGCAAGCAATAGAAGATTAGAGTTCGTGAAAGATTCATCTGCTAATTCTTCACCAACTAATAGTGATACTGTCTCGAAAGAGAAGGGTAGTAACATACCCGAGAAAGCAGCTGTTTTATTGAAGAAAAGAGTGCCTACATTGACCGACAAAGAGTTGAATCCAGAGTTTTTCCAAAAGCTTGAAACAAGAAGTTCTGATGACTTGCCTGTAGAAGTAGTGGTACCTCGTAGGTGTCATCAGTCTTCCCACTCACAAGGTGAAGGACCAGAATTGTCTGATAGTGATTCCAGGGGCACATCTCGGGGTGCATCAAATCATGATGGTTTGGCATGCCATGAGTTGAATGACATTCGAGGACACATCCATGCTAATTATCAGAATGCTGAGAAAAGAGTCGGGGTGTATAATAAACTACAAGAATCAGATGATTCTGCTCAGGATAAGTGGACAGAACAAAGAGGATTTCGGGTCAGGGACTCGAAAGGAAGGGCCTTTGATGTTGATGATAGGGTTGAAGTCAGTAAGAGGGATCCCTCTGCCTGTGTAAATATCTCCAGACCTGATGGTCAAGCCGAAGGGTCCTTCATGAATAACAAAGTTAATTGGTTAGCCATTCAAAGGCAATTATCACAATTGGAGAGGCAACAAGCCAATCTAATGAACATGTTGCAG GATTTTATGGGAGGCTCCCATGACAGCATGATAACTCTAGAAAACAGAGTTCGCATTCTTGAGAGGGTTGTTGAGGAGATGGCACGAGATTTGACAATATCATCAGGAAGGAGAGGTGGTAACGTGGTGCTAGGTTTTGAGGCATCTCCTGGAAGGTCCTCGAGCAAATACAATGGCCTTCATGACTATTCAAGCTCAAAGTTTGGCAGGGGGGGTGATGGACGGATTCTGTTTGCAGAAAGATATCTCTCATCAGGTAGTATAATTTCTGGATTTAGGGGAAGAGATCCCCCTTGGAGATCAGATTCTGAATCATGGGATACTTACACATATACAGCTCCAAGAAATGGAGTAATGAACTCTAGGAGGGCTACTGGTGCTGTTGCCATTGATGCTAGGGTATCTAGGACTGAACAGGATAGTGATCAAGTTGGCAACAGGCGATCTTGGGACAAGGGGCAAGGACCATTTAGGCTTGGTGAGGGTCCTTCTGCAAGAAGTGTTTGGCAAGCCTCAAAGGATGAGGCTACTTTGGAAGCTATCCGGGTGGCTGGCGAAGATAATGGGAGCTCGCGAGTTGCAAAACGAACGACTATTCCAGAGCCAGATGCTGAAACTTTGGCAGATGATAACCCAGGACAGGAAAGGGGTCCACTTTGGGCTTCCTGGACCCATGCTATGGATTCGCTTCACAGTGGTGATATAGATTCAGCATATGCTGAGGTTCTTTCTACAGGTGATGATCTGTTACTTGTAAAATTGATGGATAAATCTGGCCCTGTTGTTGATCAACTTTCCAGTGAGGTAGCAAGTGAAGTCTTGCGCATGGTTGGACAGTTTCTCATGGAACAAAGCTTGTTTGATATAGCTCTGACCTGGCTTCAACAG TTGACTGATCTGGTCGTAGAAAATGGAGCTAACGTGCTCAGCATCCCCATtgaagggaagagagagatCTTGTTGAACCTTCACGCAGCTTCTGCAATCGAACCATCGGAGGATTGGGAAGGGGCTACACCTAAGCAGATAATGATGCAGTTAGCATCCTCCTGGGGAGTCAATTTACAACTGCTTATCAAGTAG
- the LOC103717234 gene encoding uncharacterized protein LOC103717234: MANAWKREKPLPVLSPKILIFVLLPISFFVVFFFLYPSSNAISIRARETLTLTLGSGIRPFDCVSCQQASPVFASVVEGVRHPFLYSLADLGTLPEKPHKNIMRMLKGKPFRKPDISVTIQEFLEGKAREGLVVDVGANVGMATFAAAAMGFRVVAFEPVFENLQRICDGVFLNRAADKVTVFAAAASDRIGNITFHKLVGRLDNSAISATGAKLAFKSNEEIAVEVPTIPLDEVIPDTERVLLIKIDVQGWESHVLRGASKLLSRKKGHAPYLIYEEDERLLQASNSSSEEIRKFLGSVGYHHCNRHGTDAHCTKD, translated from the exons ATGGCGAATGCTTGGAAGAGGGAGAAACCCTTGCCGGTCCTCTCTCCCAAAATCCTAATTTTTGTTCTTCTCCCGATATCATTCTtcgttgttttcttcttcttgtacccTTCTTCCAACGCTATCTCAATCCGGGCAcgagaaaccctaaccctaactctAGGGTCGGGAATCCGGCCCTTCGACTGCGTCTCCTGCCAGCAGGCGTCGCCGGTGTTCGCCAGCGTCGTGGAGGGCGTCCGCCACCCCTTCCTCTACTCCCTCGCCGACCTCGGTACGCTCCCGGAGAAGCCTCACAAGAATATTATGCGGATGCTCAAGGGGAAGCCCTTCCGGAAGCCGGACATCTCGGTTACGATCCAGGAGTTTCTTGAGGGGAAGGCCAGGGAGGGGTTGGTGGTGGATGTGGGGGCCAATGTGGGGATGGCAACCTTCGCGGCTGCGGCGATGGGGTTCAGGGTGGTGGCGTTCGAGCCGGTGTTCGAGAATCTTCAGAGAATTTGTGATGGTGTTTTCCTGAATCGGGCGGCAGACAAGGTGACTGTGTTTGCCGCAGCTGCTTCGGATCGAATTGGGAACATTACTTTCCATAAG TTGGTTGGCCGCCTGGACAACAGTGCCATCTCTGCAACTGGTGCAAaactagcattcaagtctaatGAAGAGATTGCTGTAGAGGTGCCAACAATCCCCTTGGATGAAGTCATTCCAGATACAGAACGTGTGTTGCTGATCAAAATTGATGTCCAAGGTTGGGAGTCCCATGTCCTGAGAGGTGCCTCAAAGCTTCTGTCTAGAAAAAAAGGGCACGCCCCATACCTCATATATGAGGAAGATGAGCGGTTGCTGCAGGCTAGCAACAGCAGTTCAGAGGAGATTAGGAAGTTCCTTGGCAGTGTGGGTTATCATCACTGTAACCGGCATGGTACAGATGCTCACTGCACCAAAGATTAG
- the LOC103717244 gene encoding la-related protein 6C isoform X1: MAQENKEGEANGSTKGAEANGSVGFKFNVHAPEFVPRSHSQAPPISGYFYPYLQFFGNGGGGLGPDWIYFAEQEPAHFVPELHGKVPGHSKNNNDVIQKIVKQVEYQFSDTNLVASDFLMKIMNKDPEGYVPMSVIASWKKIKSLGTNNQMLIKALRTSTKLVVSEDGKKVRRKQPFTERDKEELQVSITELDMQSFGFQKDHKYAIYSIFYCPLQTRTVVVENLPEDYSRQNLEKIFSVAGSVKNIRICHPQEPNSARSSKTDVLISNKLHALVEYETVEQAEKAVEKLNDERNWRKGLRVRTMLRRTPRSVIRTRRSDYDHFDIFSEDEQSPPSQTVGSPHIGQLLEHSIEDNQNTAKKGWGRGRAKLHGMVQNHNGRGLLSQSPQPGCLGQPEATSKQILQGPRMPDGTRGFTMGRGKPLTPVLGASSLTSTGSGPVEL, encoded by the exons aTGGCACAGGAGAATAAGGAAGGAGAGGCTAACGGATCGACCAAAGGGGCAGAGGCGAATGGGAGCGTGGGGTTTAAGTTCAACGTTCATGCACCGGAGTTTGTACCGAGATCACACAGCCAAGCCCCGCCGATCTCCGGGTACTTCTATCCTTATCTTCAATTCTTTGGGAATGGTGGAGGTGGGCTGGGACCGGATTGGATTTACTTTGCAGAGCAAGAGCCAGCGCATTTTGTCCCTGAACTGCATGGAAAGGTCCCAGGTCACTCCAAAAATAACAATGATGTGATTCAGAAGATTGTAAAACAG GTCGAATATCAGTTCAGTGATACAAATTTGGTTGCAAGTGATTTTCTGATGAAGATTATGAACAAAGATCCTGAAGGTTATG TTCCAATGTCTGTCATTGCATCttggaagaaaataaaatctCTTGGCACTAACAATCAAATGCTTATTAAAGCACTTCGGACCTCAACAAAGCTT GTTGTGAGTGAGGATGGCAAAAAAGTCAGGCGCAAGCAGCCTTTCACAGAACGAGACAAAGAGGAGCTGCAGGTGAGCATCACGGAATTGGACATGCAGTCATTTGGGTTTCAAAAAGATCATAAGTATGCCATTTATTCAATCTTCTACTGTCCCTTGCAGACTCGTACTGTTGTAGTAGAAAACCTGCCTGAGGATTACTCACGGCAAAACCTTGAAAAGATATTCAGTGTCGCCGGGAG TGTCAAAAATATCCGAATATGTCATCCACAGGAACCCAATTCCGCTAGATCTTCAAAAACTGATGTGCTAATAAGTAAcaag CTGCACGCTTTGGTGGAATACGAGACTGTGGAACAAGCTGAAAAGGCG GTTGAGAAGCTGAATGATGAAAGGAACTGGCGAAAAGGTCTTCGTGTTCGAACGATGCTTAGACGCACC CCAAGGTCAGTGATTCGAACCAGGAGATCAGACTATGACCATTTTGATATATTTTCTGAGGATGAGCAGTCACCTCCCTCTCAAACAGTAGGCTCACCACACATAGGACAACTACTTGAACACAGT ATTGAAGACAACCAGAATACCGCAAAAAAAGGGTGGGGAAGGGGCAGAGCAAAATTACATGGGATGGTCCAGAATCACAATGGTCGCGGCCTCCTGTCCCAATCTCCACAACCAGGGTGCCTTGGCCAGCCTGAAGCCACGAGCAAGCAGATACTTCAGGGTCCCAGGATGCCGGATGGAACACGGGGATTCACCATGGGCCGTGGGAAACCACTCACCCCAGTCTTGGGAGCTTCATCACTGACATCAACAGGTTCTGGTCCCGTTGAGCTTTGA
- the LOC103717244 gene encoding la-related protein 6C isoform X2 — translation MAQENKEGEANGSTKGAEANGSVGFKFNVHAPEFVPRSHSQAPPISGYFYPYLQFFGNGGGGLGPDWIYFAEQEPAHFVPELHGKVPGHSKNNNDVIQKIVKQVEYQFSDTNLVASDFLMKIMNKDPEGYVPMSVIASWKKIKSLGTNNQMLIKALRTSTKLVVSEDGKKVRRKQPFTERDKEELQTRTVVVENLPEDYSRQNLEKIFSVAGSVKNIRICHPQEPNSARSSKTDVLISNKLHALVEYETVEQAEKAVEKLNDERNWRKGLRVRTMLRRTPRSVIRTRRSDYDHFDIFSEDEQSPPSQTVGSPHIGQLLEHSIEDNQNTAKKGWGRGRAKLHGMVQNHNGRGLLSQSPQPGCLGQPEATSKQILQGPRMPDGTRGFTMGRGKPLTPVLGASSLTSTGSGPVEL, via the exons aTGGCACAGGAGAATAAGGAAGGAGAGGCTAACGGATCGACCAAAGGGGCAGAGGCGAATGGGAGCGTGGGGTTTAAGTTCAACGTTCATGCACCGGAGTTTGTACCGAGATCACACAGCCAAGCCCCGCCGATCTCCGGGTACTTCTATCCTTATCTTCAATTCTTTGGGAATGGTGGAGGTGGGCTGGGACCGGATTGGATTTACTTTGCAGAGCAAGAGCCAGCGCATTTTGTCCCTGAACTGCATGGAAAGGTCCCAGGTCACTCCAAAAATAACAATGATGTGATTCAGAAGATTGTAAAACAG GTCGAATATCAGTTCAGTGATACAAATTTGGTTGCAAGTGATTTTCTGATGAAGATTATGAACAAAGATCCTGAAGGTTATG TTCCAATGTCTGTCATTGCATCttggaagaaaataaaatctCTTGGCACTAACAATCAAATGCTTATTAAAGCACTTCGGACCTCAACAAAGCTT GTTGTGAGTGAGGATGGCAAAAAAGTCAGGCGCAAGCAGCCTTTCACAGAACGAGACAAAGAGGAGCTGCAG ACTCGTACTGTTGTAGTAGAAAACCTGCCTGAGGATTACTCACGGCAAAACCTTGAAAAGATATTCAGTGTCGCCGGGAG TGTCAAAAATATCCGAATATGTCATCCACAGGAACCCAATTCCGCTAGATCTTCAAAAACTGATGTGCTAATAAGTAAcaag CTGCACGCTTTGGTGGAATACGAGACTGTGGAACAAGCTGAAAAGGCG GTTGAGAAGCTGAATGATGAAAGGAACTGGCGAAAAGGTCTTCGTGTTCGAACGATGCTTAGACGCACC CCAAGGTCAGTGATTCGAACCAGGAGATCAGACTATGACCATTTTGATATATTTTCTGAGGATGAGCAGTCACCTCCCTCTCAAACAGTAGGCTCACCACACATAGGACAACTACTTGAACACAGT ATTGAAGACAACCAGAATACCGCAAAAAAAGGGTGGGGAAGGGGCAGAGCAAAATTACATGGGATGGTCCAGAATCACAATGGTCGCGGCCTCCTGTCCCAATCTCCACAACCAGGGTGCCTTGGCCAGCCTGAAGCCACGAGCAAGCAGATACTTCAGGGTCCCAGGATGCCGGATGGAACACGGGGATTCACCATGGGCCGTGGGAAACCACTCACCCCAGTCTTGGGAGCTTCATCACTGACATCAACAGGTTCTGGTCCCGTTGAGCTTTGA